The following coding sequences are from one Arthrobacter crystallopoietes window:
- the pepN gene encoding aminopeptidase N has protein sequence MKNENLSRSEARGRSELIEVENYDVALDLRSVLDPEATGYISRSVITFKCNEPGAGTFVDFIHDGIHSVMLNGIQLDPDAVVDGSRIHLADLAAENQVTIVGTALYSRSGEGLHRFVDPADGRIYLYTQYEPADARRVFANFEQPDIKASFTFNVAAPSDWQVSSNSPLAVCEEMASTPGFSIWRFAPTERISTYITTVLAGPYHVVEDSWKRTLADGTELEVPLGAYCRSSLAEAFDAAEIFAITKAGLDFFHELFEYPYPFGKYEQAFVPEYNLGAMENPGLVTFTETYVFKSRATDAQYQARGNTIMHEMAHMWFGNLVTMQWWDDLWLKESFADYMGSLALVEATRWKDAWVAFANRRKAWAYVQDQLPTTHPIVADIRDLEAAKQNFDGITYAKGASVLKQLVAYVGFDAFIGAARQYFRDNAYSNTTLDDFLTVLSDASGRDMARWSSLWLQTAGISTLVPEIEYDGGRLARVRLLQDAMDPVTARTVDRPHRLRLGLYDFDAGGALVRTDSVELDLAGAATDVPELAGRPAPALLLVNDNDLTYAKVRFDAASLQTVLSALDKITDPLARALCWSALWNMTRDGLLAPADYLGAVERFAPAESDNGVLQVLLDCARTALDRYLPAAERTVQRERFVDSVRLHLGKAAAGSDQQLTWARSLAALSRSTPRCAGYIADLLKGTERVAGLTLDTDLRWRFWQAIAATGHASQEQLDTELASDLTAAGRAGHLTAMTARPDPAVKAQAWADAVAGSELSNQLLDATIDGFTAAGHELLDPYIEPYFQSIESVWAQKSIEIASRIVRGFYPLAQDLEPGTEPRQHAVVVRTDEWLAGHSDAPAALRRIVIEQRDHLLRALTVQGRQLVQAF, from the coding sequence GTGAAGAACGAGAATCTTAGCCGGTCGGAAGCCCGCGGACGGTCAGAACTGATCGAAGTCGAGAACTACGACGTAGCGCTGGACCTGCGCAGCGTCCTGGACCCGGAGGCAACCGGCTACATCTCCCGCTCCGTCATCACGTTCAAGTGCAATGAACCGGGAGCCGGGACCTTTGTGGACTTCATCCACGATGGCATCCACTCGGTCATGCTGAACGGGATCCAGTTGGATCCGGACGCCGTCGTGGACGGCTCGCGCATCCACCTCGCGGACCTGGCCGCCGAAAACCAAGTCACCATCGTCGGTACTGCCCTTTACAGCCGCAGCGGTGAGGGACTCCACCGGTTCGTGGACCCCGCGGACGGCCGGATCTACCTGTACACGCAGTATGAGCCGGCCGACGCCCGCCGGGTCTTCGCCAACTTCGAACAGCCCGACATCAAGGCCAGCTTCACCTTCAATGTCGCTGCGCCGTCGGACTGGCAGGTGTCCTCCAACAGCCCGCTGGCCGTGTGTGAGGAGATGGCCTCCACGCCCGGATTCTCAATCTGGCGCTTTGCCCCGACAGAGCGCATCTCCACCTACATCACCACTGTCCTCGCCGGGCCGTACCACGTCGTCGAGGACAGTTGGAAGCGCACCCTTGCGGACGGCACCGAACTGGAGGTCCCGTTGGGCGCCTATTGCCGGTCATCGCTGGCGGAGGCCTTCGACGCGGCGGAAATCTTCGCGATCACGAAGGCCGGACTGGACTTTTTCCACGAGCTGTTCGAGTACCCCTACCCCTTCGGCAAGTACGAGCAGGCCTTCGTGCCCGAATACAACCTCGGTGCCATGGAAAACCCCGGGCTGGTCACCTTCACCGAGACCTACGTCTTCAAATCCCGGGCCACCGATGCCCAGTACCAGGCCCGCGGAAACACCATCATGCACGAAATGGCGCATATGTGGTTCGGCAACCTGGTCACGATGCAGTGGTGGGACGACCTCTGGCTCAAAGAGTCCTTCGCCGACTACATGGGCTCGCTGGCGCTGGTGGAAGCCACCAGGTGGAAGGACGCCTGGGTCGCCTTCGCCAACCGCCGCAAGGCCTGGGCCTATGTGCAGGACCAGCTGCCGACTACGCATCCGATCGTCGCCGACATCCGGGACCTGGAGGCCGCCAAGCAGAATTTCGACGGGATCACCTATGCCAAAGGCGCCTCGGTGCTCAAGCAGTTGGTCGCCTACGTTGGCTTCGACGCCTTTATCGGTGCCGCCCGCCAGTATTTCCGGGACAACGCCTACTCGAACACCACGCTTGACGATTTCCTGACCGTCCTCAGCGACGCCTCGGGGCGGGACATGGCCCGCTGGTCCTCACTGTGGCTGCAGACTGCCGGCATTTCCACGCTGGTTCCGGAGATTGAGTACGACGGCGGCCGGCTGGCTCGGGTGCGGCTGCTCCAGGATGCAATGGATCCCGTCACCGCCCGGACCGTGGACCGGCCGCACCGGCTCCGGCTGGGCCTCTACGACTTCGACGCCGGTGGTGCGTTGGTGCGGACCGATTCAGTGGAGCTGGATCTGGCCGGGGCCGCAACGGACGTTCCGGAGCTCGCGGGGCGGCCCGCCCCGGCGCTGCTGCTGGTCAACGATAATGACCTGACTTATGCCAAGGTCCGGTTTGATGCCGCCTCGCTGCAGACCGTGCTCTCTGCCCTGGATAAGATCACCGATCCGTTGGCCCGTGCCTTGTGTTGGTCGGCCTTATGGAACATGACCCGCGACGGACTGCTGGCACCGGCAGACTACCTTGGCGCCGTCGAACGCTTCGCTCCCGCCGAGTCGGACAACGGCGTGCTGCAGGTGCTGCTCGACTGTGCCAGGACCGCTCTGGACCGCTACCTGCCGGCGGCTGAGCGGACGGTACAGCGGGAGCGGTTTGTTGACTCCGTGCGGCTGCACCTAGGGAAGGCCGCGGCCGGCAGCGACCAGCAGCTGACCTGGGCCCGGTCCCTGGCCGCGCTATCCCGCTCGACGCCGCGCTGTGCCGGCTACATCGCAGACCTGCTCAAGGGCACTGAGCGCGTTGCCGGGCTGACACTGGACACCGACCTGCGCTGGCGTTTCTGGCAGGCAATCGCCGCCACCGGCCACGCCAGCCAGGAGCAGCTGGACACGGAGTTGGCGTCGGACCTGACCGCAGCCGGCAGAGCCGGCCACCTGACAGCCATGACTGCGCGTCCCGATCCTGCCGTTAAGGCGCAGGCCTGGGCAGACGCAGTGGCCGGCTCCGAACTGTCCAACCAACTGCTCGATGCGACCATCGACGGCTTTACCGCCGCCGGCCATGAACTGTTGGACCCCTACATCGAGCCTTACTTCCAGAGCATCGAAAGCGTCTGGGCGCAGAAGAGCATCGAGATCGCCAGCCGCATTGTCAGGGGCTTCTATCCCCTCGCCCAGGACCTGGAGCCGGGCACCGAACCGCGGCAGCACGCCGTCGTTGTCCGTACCGATGAATGGCTGGCCGGCCACAGCGACGCGCCGGCCGCTCTGCGCCGGATCGTCATCGAGCAGCGCGACCATCTGCTCCGCGCCCTCACCGTGCAGGGGCGGCAGCTGGTCCAGGCGTTCTGA
- a CDS encoding sulfite exporter TauE/SafE family protein: MDLLQAGIIALAGLWAGTINSIVGSGTLVTFPVLVALGFAPVTATISNAMGLIAGNVGGVYGYRRELSGLRSTLKVLLPASLLGGITGAALLLNLPEAVFEYAAPFLIVIALLFVVFQPRLQKWVREREAAQAREKSHPWVLLFLVYFAGVYGGYFVAAQGVLLVGILGVFLHGTIQQANAMKNVLVLGVNIIAAISYMIFAFDRIDWWVVLIIAVSSLIGALAGSAVGRRLKPIVLRGIIVVLGLVALYVMISNLIA; this comes from the coding sequence ATGGATTTACTTCAGGCCGGAATCATCGCCCTGGCCGGGTTGTGGGCCGGAACGATCAACAGCATTGTCGGTTCCGGCACGCTGGTCACCTTCCCTGTCCTGGTGGCGCTCGGCTTCGCCCCGGTGACGGCGACCATCTCCAATGCCATGGGGCTGATCGCCGGCAACGTCGGGGGAGTCTACGGCTACCGGCGTGAACTTTCCGGGCTCCGCAGCACTCTCAAGGTCCTGTTGCCTGCCTCGTTGCTCGGCGGCATAACCGGAGCAGCGCTGCTGCTGAACCTGCCCGAGGCAGTTTTTGAATATGCCGCCCCGTTCCTGATCGTGATCGCCCTGCTGTTCGTGGTCTTCCAGCCCCGCCTGCAGAAGTGGGTGCGTGAACGCGAGGCCGCCCAGGCCCGGGAGAAGAGCCACCCCTGGGTGCTGCTGTTCCTGGTCTACTTCGCCGGTGTCTACGGCGGCTACTTCGTCGCCGCCCAGGGCGTCCTGTTGGTCGGGATCCTGGGTGTGTTCCTGCACGGCACCATCCAGCAGGCCAACGCCATGAAGAACGTGCTGGTGCTGGGCGTCAACATCATTGCGGCCATCTCCTACATGATTTTCGCGTTCGACCGGATCGACTGGTGGGTGGTGCTCATCATCGCGGTCAGTTCCCTCATCGGGGCGTTGGCAGGCTCCGCCGTGGGCCGGCGGCTCAAGCCCATTGTCCTGCGCGGAATCATCGTTGTCCTGGGCCTCGTGGCGCTCTACGTGATGATTTCGAACCTCATCGCATGA
- a CDS encoding transcriptional regulator, whose protein sequence is MSDDAEAPLVKQAREAYSSGEWSQAYELLVGLDARGPLSVQDLGLLADAAYAAGHLDVTIQAWERAHAEAVRLGDPIAAAGAAARVALHLLMDTALMAPIRGWVKRAERLLAGQEETPVHAWLAVINSYERLLIGDVGAAREWAGRAVEVGSSCNPAAAAVGRVAEAHAVILEGDVRRGLTLVDEAAVAAVSGELDAVSTGMVYCELVCMLQGLAQYDLAEEWTEAMERWRHGNGIGSTHGRCRVHRAQILRLRGATAEAEQVALAACAELRPYLRREFGWPLTELGRVRYQLGDLNGAEEAFLAARQAGWDPEPGLALVRLAQGDVALAAASIRDSLEHPVTVPSKELPPNTALRRAPLLAASVEIEAAAGDLVAARDSADELAQIAASFKSRALSASAAMANGRVQLAAGEVPGARSAFQSAVQLWSLVGAPYEVALARTGLAQAHRVAGDEISAGLEQAAADAAVESLRAGHKAEERKRGSNSFRRTGDYWFISFEENTVALRDLKGLHYLARLLAHPGREFHVLDLVASGTDPAAVHAGLPDPELASSGWGDAGPMLDHQAKNAYRRRLAEIDEDLDEARLLRDRGRVVQAEAEREFLIRELSRAVGLSGRGRRAGSASERARVSVTRAIRHAMDRIREHDPPLAEHLGRAIRTGTYCVYLPDSRVNGAWVT, encoded by the coding sequence ATGTCCGACGACGCCGAAGCGCCACTGGTGAAGCAGGCGCGCGAGGCATACTCCAGCGGCGAGTGGTCGCAGGCGTACGAGCTGCTCGTCGGACTGGACGCGCGCGGCCCGCTTTCAGTGCAGGACCTGGGGCTTCTGGCCGACGCCGCCTATGCCGCCGGTCATCTCGACGTGACGATCCAGGCATGGGAACGCGCGCATGCGGAGGCTGTGCGCCTTGGCGACCCGATCGCAGCGGCCGGTGCGGCTGCCCGCGTTGCCTTGCATCTGCTCATGGATACTGCTCTGATGGCGCCGATCCGCGGATGGGTCAAACGGGCAGAGCGGCTCTTGGCGGGGCAGGAGGAGACGCCGGTCCATGCCTGGCTGGCGGTCATCAACAGCTACGAGCGCCTATTGATAGGCGACGTCGGCGCCGCACGCGAATGGGCCGGCCGGGCCGTCGAGGTGGGATCGAGCTGCAACCCGGCAGCGGCTGCCGTCGGCAGGGTGGCAGAGGCGCACGCCGTAATTCTGGAGGGGGACGTCCGCCGGGGCCTGACACTTGTCGACGAAGCCGCGGTGGCCGCTGTCTCCGGTGAACTGGATGCCGTATCGACGGGAATGGTCTACTGCGAGCTCGTGTGCATGCTCCAGGGGCTCGCTCAGTACGACCTCGCCGAAGAGTGGACGGAGGCTATGGAGCGGTGGCGCCACGGAAACGGTATCGGCAGCACCCATGGTCGCTGCCGTGTCCACCGTGCCCAGATCCTGCGGCTTCGCGGGGCAACCGCCGAAGCGGAGCAGGTGGCCCTGGCGGCCTGCGCGGAGCTCCGGCCATACCTTCGGCGCGAGTTCGGGTGGCCGCTTACAGAATTGGGCCGCGTGCGATACCAGCTGGGCGACCTAAATGGTGCGGAGGAAGCTTTCCTTGCAGCTCGCCAGGCTGGCTGGGATCCGGAACCGGGACTCGCCCTTGTGCGGCTGGCCCAGGGCGATGTGGCTTTGGCGGCCGCATCCATCCGGGACTCGCTCGAACATCCCGTGACCGTCCCTTCCAAGGAACTCCCGCCGAACACCGCACTACGCCGGGCACCGCTGCTGGCCGCGAGCGTCGAGATCGAAGCGGCGGCCGGAGACCTCGTGGCCGCCCGTGACTCCGCCGACGAACTTGCCCAGATAGCCGCCTCGTTCAAGAGCAGAGCGTTGTCTGCCAGTGCGGCCATGGCGAACGGGCGGGTGCAGCTCGCTGCCGGTGAGGTGCCCGGCGCCCGGAGTGCCTTCCAGAGTGCCGTGCAGCTGTGGAGCTTGGTAGGAGCGCCCTACGAAGTCGCCTTGGCGCGCACCGGGCTCGCACAGGCGCACCGCGTCGCGGGGGATGAAATCAGTGCCGGCCTGGAGCAGGCGGCTGCCGATGCCGCCGTCGAAAGCCTCAGAGCAGGCCATAAGGCAGAAGAGCGCAAACGCGGGTCCAACTCCTTCCGCCGGACAGGCGACTACTGGTTCATCTCCTTCGAGGAAAACACTGTTGCCCTGCGCGATCTGAAGGGGCTTCACTACTTGGCGCGGCTCCTCGCACATCCCGGCAGGGAGTTCCACGTGCTCGACCTCGTAGCGAGCGGGACTGATCCGGCCGCAGTCCATGCGGGTCTGCCTGATCCCGAGCTCGCGTCCTCCGGCTGGGGAGACGCAGGCCCCATGCTGGACCACCAGGCGAAGAACGCCTACCGTCGGCGGCTCGCTGAGATCGATGAGGACCTCGATGAGGCCCGTCTCCTGCGGGACCGCGGACGCGTTGTCCAGGCGGAGGCGGAACGCGAGTTCCTCATCCGCGAGCTATCGAGGGCCGTCGGACTCAGCGGGCGTGGCCGGCGCGCCGGCTCCGCATCCGAACGCGCCCGCGTCAGCGTGACCCGGGCAATCCGCCATGCCATGGACCGGATTCGTGAGCACGACCCGCCGTTGGCGGAGCATCTCGGGCGGGCCATCCGGACGGGGACTTACTGCGTCTATCTCCCAGACTCACGCGTCAACGGGGCCTGGGTAACCTGA
- a CDS encoding type B 50S ribosomal protein L31, with protein MKSDIHPKYAPVVFRDLASGVSFLTKSTVGSNKTVEWEDGNTYPLIEVEISSESHPFYTGKQRIMDSAGRVERFNARFKGFGKK; from the coding sequence ATGAAGTCTGATATCCACCCGAAGTACGCCCCGGTTGTTTTCCGCGATCTGGCGTCCGGCGTTTCCTTCCTGACCAAGTCCACTGTTGGTTCCAACAAGACTGTTGAGTGGGAAGACGGCAACACCTACCCGCTGATCGAGGTTGAAATCTCCTCCGAATCGCACCCGTTCTACACCGGCAAGCAGCGCATCATGGACAGCGCCGGCCGCGTGGAGCGCTTCAACGCACGCTTCAAGGGCTTCGGCAAGAAGTAG
- a CDS encoding lipoate--protein ligase family protein, translated as MSEHRHGEYKVLGGKLVVADLDVLEGRLANVSISGDFFLEPDEALADINAALNGLSAEASHAEYSAAISAGLAADVVLFGFSADAVAVAVRRALAKATGWLDHHWQVIGPQALPIHLNVALDEVLARRVGEGKRPPALRLWDWDEPSVVIGSFQSVRNEVDPDGAERHGVTVVRRITGGGAMFMEHGNAITYSLYLPQTLVDGLSFEASYSFLDAWAMAALKKVGVEAFYQPLNDIATPEGKIGGAAQKRLASGSMLHHVTMSYDIDADKMTDVLRIGKEKISDKGISSATKRVDPLRRQTGLSRTEIITTMMDTFKDRYGAVEAGVSEEEMAAAKELAATKFATDEWLNRVP; from the coding sequence ATGTCAGAACACCGGCACGGTGAATACAAGGTCCTCGGCGGCAAACTGGTTGTCGCCGACCTCGACGTCCTTGAGGGCCGGCTGGCCAACGTTTCGATCAGCGGCGACTTCTTCCTGGAACCCGACGAGGCGCTGGCGGACATCAACGCGGCCCTGAACGGCCTCTCCGCGGAGGCCAGCCACGCCGAGTATTCCGCAGCCATTTCCGCCGGGCTGGCGGCCGACGTCGTGCTTTTCGGATTTTCGGCCGATGCGGTGGCCGTGGCCGTGCGGCGCGCCTTGGCCAAGGCGACCGGCTGGCTGGACCATCACTGGCAGGTCATCGGGCCGCAGGCGCTGCCCATCCACCTCAACGTAGCCCTGGACGAAGTACTCGCGCGGCGTGTGGGCGAAGGCAAACGGCCGCCCGCCCTGCGGTTGTGGGACTGGGACGAGCCGTCAGTGGTCATCGGCAGTTTCCAGTCGGTGCGCAACGAGGTGGATCCGGACGGAGCCGAGCGCCACGGCGTCACGGTGGTCAGGCGGATCACCGGTGGCGGAGCCATGTTCATGGAGCATGGCAACGCGATCACGTACTCCCTGTACCTGCCGCAGACGCTCGTGGACGGGCTGTCCTTCGAAGCCTCGTATTCGTTCCTGGACGCCTGGGCCATGGCCGCGCTGAAGAAGGTGGGCGTGGAGGCGTTCTACCAGCCGCTCAATGACATTGCGACGCCGGAAGGCAAGATCGGCGGGGCCGCGCAGAAGCGGCTGGCCAGCGGTTCCATGCTGCACCACGTGACCATGTCCTATGACATCGACGCGGACAAGATGACCGACGTGCTCCGGATCGGCAAGGAGAAGATCTCGGACAAGGGCATCAGCAGCGCCACAAAACGGGTAGACCCGCTGCGCCGGCAGACCGGATTGTCCCGCACCGAGATCATCACCACCATGATGGACACGTTCAAGGACCGCTATGGTGCGGTGGAAGCCGGGGTTTCCGAAGAGGAAATGGCTGCCGCCAAGGAACTCGCGGCCACCAAGTTCGCCACCGACGAATGGCTCAACCGCGTGCCCTGA
- a CDS encoding alpha/beta fold hydrolase gives MNTNQKKVPSSGTVQANGQVLYYEIHGAGPALVLVMGIGYDSSLWTLAQVPALSTQFRVVLVDNRDAGRSSKAKHPYAIADMADDLCGLLDALGITRTHLLGLSMGGMIAQEFALRHADRLDRLVLAGTGAAPARSAVDPIQIWSWVKANDAAGQVFGGQQFVSLFSTAFLRNHEAVRDTAALLASNPYPMSPEAYGRQADAYLQFDALDRLGAIMAPTLVLVGEQDLLTPPWIAREVADAIPGARFEVIRGDGASHVAAIERPDDFNRLVSDFLAPKDQGTRLSHSSVANLVAASSLAAAISSSETPASTAP, from the coding sequence ATGAACACGAACCAGAAGAAGGTGCCGTCATCGGGCACGGTGCAGGCCAACGGGCAGGTGCTGTATTACGAAATCCACGGAGCAGGACCTGCCCTCGTCCTGGTGATGGGAATAGGCTACGACTCGTCGCTCTGGACGCTGGCCCAGGTCCCTGCCCTGTCTACCCAGTTCCGGGTGGTCTTGGTCGACAACCGGGACGCGGGCCGCAGCTCGAAAGCCAAGCATCCTTACGCCATTGCAGACATGGCGGACGACCTGTGCGGCCTGCTTGACGCGCTGGGGATTACCCGGACCCATCTGTTGGGGCTTTCCATGGGTGGAATGATTGCGCAGGAATTCGCCCTACGGCACGCCGACCGGCTGGATCGGCTGGTGCTCGCCGGAACGGGAGCTGCGCCGGCACGAAGCGCCGTCGACCCGATCCAGATCTGGAGCTGGGTCAAGGCGAACGACGCTGCGGGGCAGGTGTTTGGCGGGCAGCAGTTCGTGTCGCTGTTCTCCACGGCCTTCCTCCGGAACCACGAGGCCGTGCGGGACACTGCCGCGCTGTTGGCAAGCAATCCGTATCCGATGAGTCCCGAGGCCTACGGGCGGCAGGCAGATGCCTACCTGCAGTTCGACGCCCTGGACCGGCTGGGCGCAATCATGGCACCCACTCTGGTCCTCGTTGGCGAGCAGGACTTGCTGACGCCACCCTGGATAGCACGCGAGGTCGCCGACGCGATCCCCGGCGCACGTTTCGAAGTCATCCGTGGAGACGGGGCCTCGCACGTTGCGGCGATCGAGCGCCCCGACGACTTCAACCGCCTCGTTTCGGACTTCCTTGCGCCGAAAGATCAGGGCACGCGGTTGAGCCATTCGTCGGTGGCGAACTTGGTGGCCGCGAGTTCCTTGGCGGCAGCCATTTCCTCTTCGGAAACCCCGGCTTCCACCGCACCATAG
- a CDS encoding TrmH family RNA methyltransferase codes for MNLQHLSSAQDPRVADYTQLTDTALRRRREPAEGMYIAESSKVLRRAIAAGHMPRSFFLAEKWLADLEDVISRFPNVPVFVGAPEVLEAITGFHLHRGAMAAMNRPAPLPVAEVLSGARRVAVLEDIVDHTNVGAIFRSAAAMGMDAVLISPRCADPLYRRSIRVSMGTVFQIPWARLEDWPGELALLRQEGFTTAALELTEDAITLDELESRDFDKLALVLGTEGAGMLPETLAGVDLKVMIPMRAGVDSLNVAAASAVAFWACRPD; via the coding sequence ATGAACCTGCAGCACCTGTCCTCGGCCCAGGATCCCCGCGTGGCCGACTACACCCAGCTGACCGACACCGCCCTGCGCCGGCGCCGCGAACCGGCCGAAGGCATGTACATCGCGGAGAGTTCCAAGGTGCTGCGCCGGGCCATCGCCGCCGGCCACATGCCGCGGTCCTTCTTCCTGGCCGAGAAATGGTTGGCGGACCTGGAGGATGTGATCAGCCGGTTCCCGAACGTCCCGGTGTTCGTCGGCGCGCCCGAGGTCCTCGAAGCGATCACCGGCTTCCACCTGCACCGTGGTGCCATGGCCGCGATGAACCGGCCTGCCCCGCTGCCGGTGGCCGAGGTTCTCTCCGGCGCCCGCCGCGTGGCGGTGCTGGAAGACATCGTGGACCACACCAACGTCGGTGCCATTTTCCGTTCCGCCGCCGCCATGGGAATGGACGCGGTCCTGATCAGCCCCCGCTGCGCGGATCCGCTGTACCGCCGAAGCATCCGGGTGAGCATGGGTACGGTCTTCCAGATCCCGTGGGCACGGCTGGAGGATTGGCCGGGCGAACTCGCCCTGCTGCGCCAGGAAGGATTTACGACGGCGGCGCTGGAACTTACCGAGGACGCCATCACTCTCGATGAACTCGAGTCACGCGATTTCGACAAGCTTGCCCTGGTCTTGGGAACCGAGGGCGCGGGCATGCTGCCGGAGACCCTGGCCGGCGTCGATCTGAAAGTGATGATCCCGATGCGCGCGGGCGTGGATTCCCTCAACGTGGCCGCCGCCAGTGCGGTTGCTTTCTGGGCATGCCGCCCGGACTGA
- a CDS encoding ABC transporter ATP-binding protein codes for MSDVLEFAGVSVVRGRKTLLDSVDWQVKDGERWVILGPNGAGKTTLLQIAGARLHPTKGEAGILEETMGSVDVFELRPRIGLASAALANQIPEHETVLNVVVTASYGVTGRWREQYEKMDERRAFRLLNQWGMSTFLNRPFATLSEGERKRVQIARALMADPELLLLDEPGAGLDLAGREDLVQRLSELAADDEAPALVLVTHHLEEVPPGFTHAMLLREGGVVAQGPIAEVLTEENLSSAFDMPLELKEDGGRYTAVARRS; via the coding sequence ATGAGCGATGTTCTTGAATTTGCCGGAGTCAGCGTTGTCCGCGGGCGCAAGACCCTGCTTGACAGCGTCGACTGGCAGGTCAAGGATGGTGAGCGCTGGGTTATTCTCGGTCCGAACGGTGCCGGTAAGACGACACTGCTGCAGATCGCCGGTGCCCGTCTCCATCCTACCAAGGGCGAAGCCGGCATCCTCGAAGAGACCATGGGCTCGGTGGATGTTTTTGAGCTGCGGCCCCGGATCGGGCTGGCGTCGGCGGCGCTGGCCAACCAGATCCCCGAGCACGAAACGGTCCTCAACGTGGTGGTGACCGCCTCCTACGGTGTCACCGGCCGCTGGCGCGAGCAGTACGAAAAGATGGACGAACGCCGCGCCTTCCGGCTGTTGAACCAGTGGGGCATGTCCACCTTCCTGAACCGCCCGTTCGCCACCCTGAGCGAAGGCGAACGCAAGCGCGTGCAGATTGCGCGCGCCCTGATGGCGGATCCGGAACTGTTGCTGCTGGATGAGCCGGGCGCCGGACTGGATCTGGCCGGCCGCGAGGACCTAGTGCAGCGCCTGAGCGAACTGGCCGCCGACGACGAAGCTCCGGCCCTGGTCCTGGTCACGCACCACCTCGAAGAAGTACCGCCGGGCTTCACCCATGCCATGCTCCTGCGCGAAGGCGGCGTGGTGGCGCAGGGCCCCATTGCCGAAGTCCTGACCGAAGAAAACCTGAGCTCCGCCTTCGATATGCCGCTTGAGCTCAAGGAAGACGGTGGCCGCTACACCGCCGTCGCCCGGCGCAGCTAA
- a CDS encoding NADPH-dependent FMN reductase, translating into MLKIAIILGSTRPGRTGSPVANWVYEHARQRTDAEFELVDVAQQNLPLLDEPMPPSTGQYSKDHTKAWSAKIAPFDGYIFVTAEYNHSVPGALKNAIDFLYAEWNNKSAGFVSYGSAGGTRVVEHLRGIAAELQLADVRAQVFLPFDDEFDDDQDFVPTDEATEALTPLFDQVIAWAGAMKTLRS; encoded by the coding sequence ATGCTGAAAATCGCGATCATTCTCGGCAGCACCCGCCCCGGCCGCACCGGCTCGCCCGTGGCCAACTGGGTCTATGAACACGCCCGCCAGCGCACCGATGCCGAGTTCGAGCTGGTCGACGTCGCCCAGCAGAACCTGCCTCTGCTCGACGAGCCGATGCCGCCGTCCACCGGGCAGTACAGCAAGGACCACACCAAGGCCTGGTCGGCGAAGATCGCCCCGTTCGACGGCTACATCTTCGTCACCGCGGAATACAACCATTCTGTCCCCGGCGCCCTGAAGAACGCCATCGACTTCCTGTACGCGGAGTGGAACAACAAGTCGGCCGGATTTGTCAGCTACGGCAGTGCCGGCGGCACCCGCGTGGTGGAACACCTCCGCGGGATCGCCGCCGAACTGCAGCTGGCCGACGTCAGGGCACAGGTCTTCCTGCCCTTCGACGATGAATTCGACGACGACCAGGACTTCGTGCCCACGGACGAGGCCACCGAGGCCCTCACCCCGCTGTTCGATCAGGTCATTGCCTGGGCCGGGGCGATGAAGACGCTGCGCAGCTGA